A window of Poecilia reticulata strain Guanapo linkage group LG7, Guppy_female_1.0+MT, whole genome shotgun sequence genomic DNA:
GCTTTCTTTATTGAGTTTTAatgtcttcttcttttccttcagTGTACTCCCAGGTTGGACCTCGTGCCCATGCTGAAGAGAGGCTTCTTCAGAATCTGTTTGCGCATTACAATAAGCTCTCTCGGCCTGTGCAGAACACTTCAGACACGGTGCTGGTCCACTTCGGCTTGTCTATTGCTCAGCTAATTGATGTGGTGAGTGAAACCAAGCCGTTGTGTTACGGTTTTTCTGGACTTTTTCCTGACTGCATATTTTCAACAGTTAAAGaggcagttttatgtaaaatcaacttttctgaGCTTTCCATTGTTTTAGAATGttattccatcatcaaaaacaaacctagaGCGattctttgattctttcatgcatgtttgagaaatcattcaATCTCTTTGGATGAAGCTTCTCCTCAAAGCTACAATTTCCAAACAACTGGGCTTTCACCCACAgaacagggcattctgggtaaattcaaacaaatcaaacacatATGTTTAGCGCTAGCAGTAGAAACgacttgtggtcttttactAAAAACCAGGAGagaaagttttaaattcttgccGGTACTATGACGAAAAGAGTCAGAGACTCATTGTGcgaaccaaaacaaataaaaacaatattttactgTCCTACAGGCTACCTGTATGGATAATGGAGAAAGTAGAAGCACTTcccaatgtggaaaaaatatattttctgtcataCAGGGTGGAAAGTAATaagttacatttacatttattaatgtaattGCAATTTGTCTAATTTGTCCTTTGTTTACAAAACCAGaacttttactttaactttaatttgttttgagtAAAGTTACTCTGTTacatttcaaaaaaatgttttgtaatatcATTTTATGGTGTTGCATCGATGGAAAGACAGGAATAATGAAAACCTGTCAAGTTAAGTTCTGTCATGAAGTGGAAGTGATAGTGGTGAGAGAACGCTGACGACCCAGGTTGAGATGAAAAATTatggttttaatgaaaaatccacaaaaacacaatccaAACATACAGGCAGCACGGGGAAGAACGGAAGGCAAAAGGTCCACGACTGAACAGACTGGCACAGCGAACAATGATGGACGACATTAGacgaggacccgacaagagacaaaggacacaggtggacttaaatacagaGGGAGGGTAATTAGGGAacaagacacacctgggaagcaatcaaggGGGAAGAGACAGGACACCACAGAGACTCAGGGAAACAAAACCTAGAAAAGAAacacaccatccatccatccatccatccatccattttcttcctcttatccggggtcgggtcgcgggggcagcagcttcagaagggaggcccagacttccctctccccagccacttcttccagctcctccgggggaatcccaaggcgttcccaRgccagccgagagacatagtctctccagcgtgtcctgggtcttccccgaggccacatcatccgcaaaaagcagagatgcgatcctaaggccaccaaaacggatcccctcaacacctcggctgcacctggaaattctgtccatgaaagtaatgaacagaatcagtGACAAAGGGCAGCTTTGGCGGAGTcgaactctcaccggaaacgagtccgacttactgccggcaatgcggaccagactctgacaccggtcatacagggacctgacagcccgtatacAAGGGCcaggtaccccatactcccggagaaccccccaAAGGGCCTCCCGAGGGACaaggtcgaacgccttctccaagtcaacaaaacacatgtaaactggttgggcgaactctcatgcaccctccaggaccctgctgagggtgtNNNNNNNNNNNNNNNNNNNNNNNNNNNNNNNNNNNNNNNNNNNNNNNNNNNNNNNNNNNNNNNNNNNNNNNNNNNNNNNNNNNNNNNNNNNNNNNNNNNNNNNNNNNNNNNNNNNNNNNNNNNNNNNNNNNNNNNNNNNNNNNNNNNNNNNNNNNNNNNNNNNNNNNNNNNNNNNNNNNNNNNNNNNNNNNNNNNNNNNNNNNNNNNNNNNNNNNNNNNNNNNNNNNNNNNNNNNNNNNNNNNNNNNNNNNNNNNNNNNNNNNNNNNNNNNNNNNNNNNNNNNNNNNNNNNNNNNNNNNNNNNNNNNNNNNNNNNNNNNNNNNNNNNNNNNNNNNNNNNNNNNNNNNNNNNNNNNNNNNNNNNNNNNNNNNNNNNNNNNNNNNNNNNNNNNNNNNNNNNNNNNNNNNNNNNNNNNNNNNNNNNNNNNNNNNNNNNNNNNNNNNNNNNNNNNNNNNNNNNNNNNNNNNNNNNNNNNNNNNNNNNNNNNNNNNNNNNNNNNNNNNNNNNNNNNNNNNNNNNNNNNNNNNNNNNNNNNNNNNNNNNNNNNNNNNNNNNNNNNNNNNNNNNNNNNNNNNNNNNNNNNNNNNNNNNNNNNNNNNNNNNNNNNNNNNNNNNNNNNNNNNNNNNNNNNNNNNNNNNNNNNNNNNNNNNNNNNNNNNNNNNgccgcctcggcaatggaggcacagaacatggtccactcagactcagtgtcccccacctcccccggaacgtgttagAAGTTCTCccggagatgagagttgaagctccgtctcacaggggactccgccagacgttcccagcagaccctcactacacgtttgggcctgccaggtctgaccRScttcctcccccaccaccgaagccaactcaccaccaggtagtggtcagtggacagctccgcacctctcttcacccgagtgtccaagacatatggctgcagatccgatgaaacgatgacaaaatcgatcatcaaACTCCGGCCtaggtgtcctggtgccaagtgcacatatggacgcccttatgcttgaacatggtgttcgtgatggacaatccgtgacgagcacagaagtccaacaacagaacaccactcgagttcagatcgggggggccgtttTTCCCCTCTAAGGCTCACTGTCATTGCTCACGTGAGCGCTGAAGttccccagtagaacaagggagtccccaggaggggcactctccagtaccccctctaaggactccaaaaatggtgggtaatctgaactgttgttcggcccgaaagcacagacaacagtcagaacccgtccccccacccgtaggcggagggaggctaccctcacGTTCAcaggggtaaaccccaacgtacaggcgccaagCAACAAGTATGCCCCCTCCTGCCCGgtgcctctcaccgtgggcaactccagagtggaagtacgtccagtcCCTCTCAAGGAGattggttccagaaccagagccatgcgtcgaggtgaggccaacTATTTGTAGCCGGAaactctcagcctcgcacactagctccagttccttccccaccagagaggtgacgttccacgtcccaagagccagcttctgcagccgaggatcagaccgccagggtcccctccctcggctgccgcccgttACAcactgcacccgacccctttggcccctccgacaggtggtgagcccattggaagggggacccacgtctcctcttcgggctgagcccRRccgggctccgtgggtaaaagcccggccaccaggcgctcgccatcgtgccccacctccaggcctggctccagagtggagCCCCGGTGACCCTCGTCCGGCCGAGGGAACGCTTGATCCAAGGTTGTTGTGCATCATTAGGGGTctttacataaaacacacaaaaaactcaaatcctcacaATTTCAAGTTAatttctgacaaaaagaaaagatcttGCTGTATTTAAGGCATCAATTTAACTCTAAGTATGAGAAAGGCAACAAGTTTATCATACAttgtaaactttaatattttaataacaaatgtaaatgtcaattttattaGGTACTTGTGATTATAATTTGTattgattaaaactgaaaacagaaaatcaagcGTAGTTTGGAGTCAgttatttaaaactattaaatgGGAgtaacaaacagcagctgacaTAAGACATTGGAGATTAATGTCCATTAAAAGTACacataatattttgtgttgtttatgatttataaatgtgctcatttaaataaaaacagtttgaccATTATGTACTCATTTCCTTTGTGATGAGCTgaactttgttttgctcatcataaagcaactaaaataaaaatttaataaggTACTAAgtacagaaatgtttaaaaatcaaaaataactgtatttttacttgagtagccTACATTATTTACTCTTTCCACCTTTGCTGGCATGTATAAACATTGATAAACTATTTTATACTGTAGCATCTGCAGTAACTTTTTATCTTTGGCATATATTTCTATATTGGCTAAATTGTACTGGTAACACACATTTGAAAGCTCCAAAGCTAATTAGGAGATTAGCTTCCACAGTAAATCACACTGCATAGGGGACTAGAGGGTTTATGGTTTGCCGTTATATTCCTTTGCAGAAATTAATGTGTCTTTTCAGTTGCAATCCTTCTGTTTATCCAGACTCATTACAGCCAGCATGAACCGTCATCGAGAAAGTAAAACGCATTTTGAGACAGATCACTTATCAGTGGAAATGAAACCACAACAAAGGAGATTCTATTAGTTTCCACCAAATTAAATCCAGTTGCCAGATAATGCTAACACACGCAGTAAATATTCACAGCTGTCATCCAAACAGATATCCAGTCACATTATGTCTTGCCAGAATATCTTCATTCACAGTTTCCAATACATCCATGTGTTATTTCATATATGCATGCAACACAGTTGAATATATTCACAGTGTTTTCTTAAAGGACCTTATACATTATGCACCCTGCCTTACTTTAGGGAGaaatgtcctctttttttttgacattcgGTTAGCTGACAGCGCTTGCTCCAAATGCCTGGTTGTGAGTGTCAACTCCAGCTGAAGTTGTCTTTTAAAATGGAGTGTATTCGCTGACTGCCACGTCTTACAGGCTGCTGGGGAAGAGCTGGAGAAAGCAGCTTGCCAGAAAAGTAGCAGGGCGCTTCTGCAGGaagctgatatttttattttcttggtgTGTTACACAATGAACCTCTGGAACTACTGATGTATTTATCTATGAAAAACCTTAAGCTGCAATAATTACTTTTCTTTCTATTAAAAGGATGAGAAGAATCAGATGATGACGACAAACGTGTGGGTTAAGCAAGTAAGAGACTATGAGAGAACCAGATAAACGCTGATCTAACACTGCAATGCATGAACATAAtgtatgtttttctgcaggaatgGAACGACTACAAACTCCGTTGGAACCCGGAGGAATACGAAAACGTCACGTCAATACGCATCCCGTCAGAGATCATCTGGAGACCTGATATCGTCCTCTACAACAAGTACAGATCAGTTTCAGCAGATAATCTACAACCACTCCTCTGTCACCATTTTCAAAATCATGTGTCAAGTCACTTCCAGATTTTGATGACTTAACTCCAAACAGATGACGTAACGGGAGGAGAACGTGATGAATCTCTTTTCTTGTCATTTCCCCGTTTCACAAAGTAATTTGATGGAAATTAATGTGAACCAGGTCAGCTTTAATGGAAAAGCTTAGAAAGTAATACGTGCTGTTAGGAGTGAGGGATGAACTGGATCTGACTGTGTCTAAGGCGGCAACAGCAGATATGGTGTCCGCAGTGAAAAAGGTTTATGTGCTTCAAAATCAGGGAGGTTaactaaattttaaaaaactgctccaggaacaaaaacatgttgttgTTAATACgtaattttagatttaattgaaacagcaaggcagccattttgaagaTTTTCATTATAATATTTCaatccttattttatttttaaaaagcaaaaggaaTGGCTCATTCAGGACAAATCAAACACCTATATTCAACTaacttcaaaatatatttactaacatatttgttaaaactatcactatgttgtgacacaGATAATTTGTGAGAAATATCTGGCttttctgccttctcccagtgctaaccagaaccaaccaatcagagccaggaggcgggtctttgCACTGAAGTCTAACGCTAGTTAGCATGGAcacaaataacaacaaataaacagttttattgtaaGAGTAAGTCATTTCTGTGACATTAACACATTAAGCAGTGTGTACATGAGCtggattgacagcgttaagaccctcTCTCTGGCTTTGagtggttgtttttggtcgggagcgCTGTAATTTAGCTACATTTAGCTAggtgagtcacatgatcaataacCAGATGTTACTTCTTCTGGCACAAAccaagaagaagacaacaggaagtggttggaggaggATGGCGATGATGGTGCAgcgtgttttttaatgacttattgcatgaacaaacttattcattttctgatttgaattgtgtttcttgtttaatggaGATGCTATGATTGTGTTTAGACTTTAGCAGTATATATACAAAGTTTTGCTcccatttgtaatggaaatacAGATAAAGaactttaagataaaaaatcCATCATGCAGAGCACAGCTTACTGTGGCTGAGATACCAGGAGAccaacaacatatttttttgtttttcatactATAAAATGCTCTTATGTAGGATGAGCTGTTGCTTTCAACCTTTGAcagatacatttttcagatgaCTCGGATAATGGGGTGTGTGTGGCGCTCAGGTGTGTGATGGCAAATCTGCAATGAAATGAAAGCTTTAGTGTCCACCAAGAGATTAGCCAAATAAAAAGGGAGATAATTAAAGAAAGGAGAGTtgaacagctgctgctccaccaGATCAAAGCTCTGTCATCAAAACTGgcatcaaaacaacatttataaattatttactgataacttttacttttctttagaTTAGTTTTTTTGCACCTACTTATCaaacaacacaaatttaaacctaatatctaaatttgtagttttataatattttgtcatctgcattaataatttgattacaaaattatttaactatTGATGTGGAACATCAATATATTGCATTGTCTCTTCAACACTAATAAATGTGTATTCACAATCACAGCAAATcctatttaaattaataaaaacaaatcattttgcCATTATTTGGACTTATTGTATGAAATTTCAAATGTAACAATGTTGTTATTTCTattatacttatttttttaatgcagtagAGATGTGGTTGAGAATTGGTAAAAACCTAAGCCAAACCAAAATGCACTTTGACCAAATGTTCCAGAAACAGTCAGCACTACACGCACAATGTTTTATCATCATGGCAAAGAGATAAACGTCTTTCCCATATGCCCCTCTCTTTTTCAGTGCAGACGGCGACTTTGCTGTGACTCACCTCACCAAAGCCCACCTGTTCTATGACGGTCAAATAAAGTGGACGCCTCCAGCCATTTACAAGTCATCATGTAGCATAGATGTCACATTTTTTCCCTTCGACCAGCAGAACTGCAAAATGAAGTTTGGCTCCTGGACCTATGACCGAGCCAAGATCGACCTGATCAGCATGGCCAGTGATGTGGACCAGATGGACTACTGGGAGAGCGGCGAGTGGGTCATCATCAATGCAGTGGGCAAGTACAACACGAAAAAGTACGAGTGTTGTACGGAGATCTACGCAGATATCACCTACTACTTCATCATTCGGAGGCTTCCCTTGTTCTACACCATCAACCTGATCATCCCCTGTCTGCTCATCTCCTGTTTGACTGTTCTGGTCTTTTATTTGCCATCCCAATGCGGAGAGAAAATCACCTTATGTATTTCAGTTCTACTGTCCCTTACCGTGTTTCTCTTGCTAATCACAGAGATTATCCCGTCCACGTCACTGGTGATCCCCCTGATTGGTGAATACCTGCTGTTCACCATGGTCTTTGTCACACTCTCCATCATAATCACGGTCTTTGTGTTGAATGTGCATCATCGGTCACCCAAAACTCATGGCATGCCTCATTGGGTGCGCAGAGTTTTCTTGGACTTGGTTCCTCGAGTCCTCTTCATGAAACGTCCGCCGGGAACGGCGAAGCAGCACTGCAAGAAGCTCATCGAGATGATGCACCGCCCGACCGTGATTTCCACAACAAACAACTCGCAGGCTTTTTGGATTGGTCTGGACACAGAGCTGAGACAGATGACACAGACAGACAACACGCTCCCAAAAACCGCAACCGACAGTCCGAGAATCCTTGTTTGCTCACCGTCTCCAGTTTCTTCCTCCCGAGAAGACCACTGTAATGACCATCTGCTTAGCACCAACATCTTCCACAGATCGGCCTCCGCCAAATACTCTGTCCTCACAGAAAAGCATTCCCTACGTGGACACAACTCTGCGACCATGTGCGCCTCTCAGTTGTCTTTGCCTCCGACTGTGCCTCTGGGCTCCTTTCACAACWTGTCCAGTGAGCAGCCAAGTTCTCTGTCCCTCAACGGCCGTTCCCAAAGCGTGGAGCAAATGTGCAACCAGCACGATCAGACTCCACCGACATCTGAGCATCTCTGCCGCTCACAGAGCTTCCAGTACTGCTGTCTGCATGACAATGGCTTACTGGGGTCTCCAAGGCAGCTGAAAGAAATGG
This region includes:
- the chrna4b gene encoding neuronal acetylcholine receptor subunit alpha-4b isoform X2, yielding MEIHTCLCLVFIAATPRVYSQVGPRAHAEERLLQNLFAHYNKLSRPVQNTSDTVLVHFGLSIAQLIDVDEKNQMMTTNVWVKQEWNDYKLRWNPEEYENVTSIRIPSEIIWRPDIVLYNNADGDFAVTHLTKAHLFYDGQIKWTPPAIYKSSCSIDVTFFPFDQQNCKMKFGSWTYDRAKIDLISMASDVDQMDYWESGEWVIINAVGKYNTKKYECCTEIYADITYYFIIRRLPLFYTINLIIPCLLISCLTVLVFYLPSQCGEKITLCISVLLSLTVFLLLITEIIPSTSLVIPLIGEYLLFTMVFVTLSIIITVFVLNVHHRSPKTHGMPHWVRRVFLDLVPRVLFMKRPPGTAKQHCKKLIEMMHRPTVISTTNNSQAFWIGLDTELRQMTQTDNTLPKTATDSPRILVCSPSPVSSSREDHCNDHLLSTNIFHRSASAKYSVLTEKHSLRGHNSATMCASQLSLPPTVPLGSFHNXSSEQPSSLSLNGRSQSVEQMCNQHDQTPPTSEHLCRSQSFQYCCLHDNGLLGSPRQLKEMVSKEHLAKSPTRVPTKEASTQQDTPIPAISPAMQRAIEGVQYIADHLKAEDADFSVKEDWKYVAMVIDRIFLWMFVLVCILGSVGLFLPPWLAGMI
- the chrna4b gene encoding neuronal acetylcholine receptor subunit alpha-4b isoform X1 produces the protein MEIHTCLCLVFIAATPRVYSQVGPRAHAEERLLQNLFAHYNKLSRPVQNTSDTVLVHFGLSIAQLIDVDEKNQMMTTNVWVKQEWNDYKLRWNPEEYENVTSIRIPSEIIWRPDIVLYNNADGDFAVTHLTKAHLFYDGQIKWTPPAIYKSSCSIDVTFFPFDQQNCKMKFGSWTYDRAKIDLISMASDVDQMDYWESGEWVIINAVGKYNTKKYECCTEIYADITYYFIIRRLPLFYTINLIIPCLLISCLTVLVFYLPSQCGEKITLCISVLLSLTVFLLLITEIIPSTSLVIPLIGEYLLFTMVFVTLSIIITVFVLNVHHRSPKTHGMPHWVRRVFLDLVPRVLFMKRPPGTAKQHCKKLIEMMHRPTVISTTNNSQAFWIGLDTELRQMTQTDNTLPKTATDSPRILVCSPSPVSSSREDHCNDHLLSTNIFHRSASAKYSVLTEKHSLRGHNSATMCASQLSLPPTVPLGSFHNXSSEQPSSLSLNGRSQSVEQMCNQHDQTPPTSEHLCRSQSFQYCCLHDNGLLGSPRQLKEMVSKEHLAKSPTRVPTKEASTQQDTPIPAISPAMQRAIEGVQYIADHLKAEDADFSDLVNLPLADKVGLRRWPSEEFCHPGLSFQVLLTLAMHGFQRVLLCLSATGEGGLEVRGDGH